The Salinibaculum sp. SYNS191 genome has a window encoding:
- a CDS encoding ornithine cyclodeaminase family protein, with translation MPADVLFLQSDELAGLAGPADYVDVVREGYRQRGEGAPAEPRTRLDSADPPGFLTGYFAILPETGAMGGYNYAAGFGARDAHFFLPLFDAESGEPIALLDGASMNPFKTGAAGAVAVDALARADATDLALIGSGSQARGQLRATATVRDLDTVEVFSPTAESRESFAGEMDQTLDAAVTAVDSAAAAIEGADVVITATTAGEPVFDGDLLEPGTHVTAMGQYAPNRREVDATTVARSTYVPDLRARIEQDAGAYIQAVEAGAIDEDHVHAELGEIIAGSATGRTSDEEITLFDSGGTGIETVAAAYMLYERAVEADLGEEIKISAASEALTGR, from the coding sequence ATGCCAGCCGATGTCCTGTTCCTGCAGAGTGACGAACTCGCCGGCCTCGCCGGCCCGGCAGACTACGTTGACGTCGTCCGCGAGGGGTACCGCCAGCGCGGCGAGGGCGCACCCGCCGAACCACGGACCCGACTCGACAGTGCCGACCCGCCGGGCTTTCTGACGGGCTACTTCGCCATTCTCCCGGAGACGGGCGCGATGGGGGGGTACAACTACGCCGCCGGGTTCGGCGCGCGTGACGCGCACTTCTTCCTCCCGCTGTTCGACGCCGAGAGCGGCGAGCCCATCGCGCTGCTCGACGGCGCGAGCATGAACCCGTTCAAAACCGGAGCCGCCGGCGCGGTGGCCGTCGACGCGCTCGCCCGCGCGGACGCGACGGACCTCGCGCTCATCGGCAGCGGGTCACAGGCCCGCGGCCAGTTGCGCGCGACGGCGACGGTTCGCGACCTCGACACCGTCGAAGTGTTCTCGCCGACAGCGGAGTCGCGGGAGTCCTTCGCCGGGGAGATGGACCAGACCCTCGACGCCGCTGTAACGGCCGTCGACTCGGCCGCGGCAGCCATCGAGGGGGCGGACGTCGTCATCACGGCGACGACTGCGGGCGAACCCGTCTTCGACGGCGACCTGCTGGAACCGGGCACCCACGTCACCGCAATGGGCCAGTACGCCCCGAATCGTAGGGAGGTCGACGCGACGACGGTGGCCCGGTCGACGTACGTCCCCGACCTCCGCGCGCGCATCGAGCAGGACGCCGGCGCGTACATCCAGGCCGTCGAGGCGGGCGCGATCGACGAGGACCACGTCCACGCCGAACTCGGCGAGATAATCGCCGGGTCGGCCACGGGGCGCACGAGCGACGAGGAAATCACGCTGTTCGACAGCGGCGGCACGGGAATCGAGACGGTCGCCGCGGCGTACATGCTCTACGAGCGGGCCGTCGAGGCCGACCTGGGAGAGGAAATCAAGATTTCGGCCGCCAGCGAGGCACTGACCGGGCGCTAG
- a CDS encoding class I SAM-dependent methyltransferase, whose protein sequence is MHAGDVAPFDRFARLYDFFMPGADRAKLDAGLTRAERPLERVVDVGGGPGRAVRELDAAWRLVVDPAQGMLRQARRHDLQPVQGDGARLPLSTGSVDAVLVTDALHHMGDQHGVLEEAARVLRPGGVLVVREFDPTTLRGRGLVLAERAVGFDSAFYSPDALADDIARTGLRASVVERGFGYTVVGVKRVESEQSKSRESEVAV, encoded by the coding sequence ATGCACGCAGGCGACGTCGCCCCGTTCGACCGGTTCGCGCGGCTGTACGACTTCTTCATGCCCGGGGCGGACCGGGCGAAACTCGACGCGGGGCTAACCCGGGCCGAGCGGCCGCTGGAGCGGGTCGTCGACGTCGGCGGCGGGCCGGGGCGGGCGGTGCGGGAACTCGACGCCGCGTGGCGGCTTGTCGTCGACCCGGCGCAGGGAATGCTGCGGCAGGCGCGCCGGCACGACCTGCAACCGGTGCAGGGCGACGGCGCGCGACTGCCGCTTTCGACCGGGAGCGTCGACGCGGTGCTGGTGACCGACGCGTTGCACCACATGGGCGACCAGCACGGGGTCCTGGAAGAGGCCGCGCGCGTCCTGCGGCCCGGCGGGGTGCTGGTCGTCAGGGAGTTCGACCCGACGACGCTCCGGGGGCGGGGGCTGGTCCTGGCCGAACGCGCGGTCGGGTTCGACTCCGCGTTCTACAGTCCGGACGCGCTCGCGGATGATATCGCGAGAACGGGGTTGCGAGCGTCCGTCGTCGAGCGGGGGTTCGGGTACACCGTCGTCGGGGTGAAGCGCGTCGAGAGCGAGCAATCCAAGTCGCGGGAGTCCGAAGTCGCGGTATGA
- a CDS encoding DUF3054 domain-containing protein gives MSTTTSLRSRVELTSLSAWLAVGDAAALTVFFTIGEKSHGYQPFANPSIIAEGVAPFLLAWLLAAAVTGLYSAEAISSPRTALTATLPAWVLGALAGHGLRATELFRGDTAWTFMLVSLAVGGVLLVGWRVLLAAAYSPE, from the coding sequence ATGAGCACCACCACCTCCCTGCGGTCGCGGGTCGAACTGACCTCGCTGTCCGCGTGGCTGGCCGTCGGGGACGCGGCCGCGCTGACCGTCTTCTTCACCATCGGTGAGAAGAGTCACGGGTACCAGCCGTTCGCGAATCCCAGCATCATCGCGGAGGGCGTCGCCCCGTTCCTGCTTGCGTGGCTGCTCGCCGCCGCGGTCACCGGCCTCTACAGCGCGGAGGCAATCTCGTCGCCGAGGACCGCGCTGACCGCGACGCTGCCGGCCTGGGTGCTGGGCGCGCTGGCGGGTCACGGTCTCCGCGCGACGGAACTGTTCCGCGGCGACACCGCCTGGACGTTCATGCTGGTCTCGCTTGCGGTCGGCGGCGTCCTGCTCGTCGGGTGGCGGGTGCTTCTGGCAGCAGCGTACAGTCCCGAGTGA
- a CDS encoding class II fumarate hydratase, producing MSEDFRTEQDSLGEMQVPADAYWGAQTQRAIENFPISDVTFGRRFVRALGVVKKGAAQANRDLGLVDEDKAEVIIEAADEVIAGEHDDQFPVDVFQTGSGTSSNMNANEVISNRATELYGGEIGTREIHPNDHVNYGQSSNDVIPTAMHVASAEAAEKDLRPALETLAASLEAKEEEFDDVVKTGRTHLQDATPITLGQEFSGYRTQVEKGIERLDAVRAHLRELALGGTAVGTGLNTHPEFPAKAAEYMSEETGIEFREADNHFEAQAAHDAMSEAHGALRTIAGSLNKIANDLRLLASGPRNGLGEIDQPENQPGSSIMPGKINPVVAEAVNQVHKQVVGNDAAVSAGAAEGQIDLNLYKPVLAHNFLQSAKLLSNASEVFAEKFVDKLEADRDHCADRVEQSMALATALNPAIGYDKASKVAKKAMAEGKTIREVVVAEGYLSEDEADEVLDPAKMTERVILGDD from the coding sequence ATGAGCGAGGACTTCCGCACCGAGCAAGACAGCCTCGGCGAGATGCAGGTACCTGCCGACGCCTACTGGGGGGCACAGACACAGCGCGCCATCGAGAACTTCCCGATAAGCGACGTCACGTTCGGCCGCCGCTTCGTGCGCGCGCTCGGCGTCGTCAAGAAGGGGGCCGCACAGGCCAACCGCGACCTCGGCCTGGTCGACGAGGACAAGGCCGAGGTTATCATCGAGGCCGCCGACGAGGTCATCGCCGGCGAGCACGACGACCAGTTCCCGGTCGACGTGTTCCAGACCGGGTCGGGCACGTCCTCTAACATGAACGCCAACGAGGTCATCTCGAACCGCGCGACCGAACTCTACGGCGGCGAGATCGGCACGCGCGAGATCCACCCGAACGACCACGTCAACTACGGCCAGTCCAGCAACGACGTCATCCCGACGGCGATGCACGTCGCCAGCGCCGAGGCCGCCGAGAAGGACCTCCGACCTGCACTGGAGACGCTCGCGGCGTCGCTCGAAGCCAAAGAGGAGGAGTTCGACGACGTCGTCAAGACCGGCCGCACCCACCTCCAGGACGCCACGCCCATCACGCTGGGCCAGGAGTTCTCCGGCTACCGGACGCAGGTCGAGAAGGGCATCGAGCGCCTCGACGCCGTCCGCGCGCACCTGCGAGAACTCGCCCTCGGCGGCACCGCCGTCGGGACCGGCCTCAACACCCATCCCGAGTTCCCCGCGAAGGCCGCGGAGTACATGAGCGAGGAGACGGGCATCGAGTTCCGCGAGGCCGACAACCACTTCGAGGCCCAGGCCGCCCACGACGCGATGAGCGAGGCCCACGGCGCGTTGCGGACGATTGCCGGCAGCCTCAACAAGATTGCCAACGACCTCCGCCTGCTCGCCTCCGGCCCGCGCAACGGCCTGGGCGAAATCGACCAGCCGGAGAACCAGCCCGGCAGTTCCATCATGCCCGGCAAGATCAACCCCGTCGTCGCCGAGGCCGTCAACCAGGTCCACAAGCAGGTCGTCGGCAACGACGCGGCCGTCTCCGCCGGCGCAGCGGAGGGCCAAATCGACCTGAACCTCTACAAGCCGGTGCTGGCGCACAACTTCCTGCAGTCGGCGAAACTGCTGAGCAACGCCAGCGAGGTGTTCGCCGAGAAGTTCGTCGACAAACTGGAGGCCGACCGCGACCACTGCGCCGACCGCGTCGAGCAGTCGATGGCCCTGGCGACGGCGCTGAACCCCGCCATCGGCTACGACAAGGCCAGCAAGGTCGCCAAGAAGGCGATGGCGGAGGGCAAGACCATCCGCGAGGTCGTCGTCGCGGAGGGCTACCTCAGCGAGGACGAGGCCGACGAGGTGCTTGACCCGGCGAAGATGACCGAGCGCGTCATCCTCGGCGACGACTGA
- a CDS encoding DUF7331 family protein, giving the protein MSTNATDDGDAETAEERARYAELTIGDEEFVIYDRENHQAWLQSDAAVTAERHR; this is encoded by the coding sequence ATGAGCACGAACGCAACCGACGACGGCGACGCTGAGACTGCCGAAGAACGCGCGCGGTACGCCGAGTTGACCATCGGCGACGAGGAGTTCGTCATCTACGACCGCGAGAACCACCAGGCGTGGCTCCAGTCCGACGCCGCCGTCACAGCCGAACGACACCGGTAG
- the fen gene encoding flap endonuclease-1, which yields MGNADLRDLAVIRDVSFDDVAGSVVAVDAHNWLYRYLTTTVKWTSDDVYTTADGTEVANLVGVVQGLPKFFEHDLTPVFVFDGAVTDLKDDEVQSRRQQREKYEDQLAEARERDDAIAVARLESRTQRLTDTIVDTTRELLALLDVPIVDAPAEGEAQAARMARRGQVDYVGTEDYDALLFGAPLTLRQLTSSGDPELMDFDATLAEHDLTWEQLVDVAILCGTDFNEGISGVGPKTAVTLVREHGDLWGVFEAEGYHVDDADRIRQLFLDPAVVDCEFDTDLNPDVAAAREYVTETWEVDPDEVARGFERIESSLVQTGLDDWA from the coding sequence ATGGGAAACGCGGACTTACGTGACCTGGCGGTCATCAGGGACGTCTCCTTCGACGACGTGGCCGGCTCCGTCGTGGCCGTCGACGCGCACAACTGGCTCTACCGGTATCTCACGACGACCGTGAAGTGGACCAGCGACGACGTCTACACCACCGCCGACGGCACGGAGGTCGCCAACCTCGTCGGCGTCGTCCAGGGGCTGCCGAAGTTCTTCGAACACGACCTCACTCCCGTCTTCGTCTTCGACGGCGCGGTCACCGACCTGAAGGACGACGAGGTGCAGTCCCGCCGGCAGCAACGCGAGAAGTACGAGGACCAGCTGGCGGAGGCCCGCGAGCGGGACGACGCAATCGCCGTCGCGCGGCTGGAGTCGCGAACCCAGCGCCTGACGGACACCATCGTCGACACGACCCGGGAACTGCTGGCCCTGCTGGACGTCCCCATCGTCGACGCCCCGGCAGAGGGGGAGGCCCAGGCCGCCAGGATGGCCCGGCGGGGACAGGTCGACTACGTCGGCACGGAGGACTACGACGCCCTCCTCTTCGGCGCGCCGCTGACCCTGCGACAGCTCACGAGTTCCGGCGACCCCGAACTGATGGACTTCGACGCCACGCTGGCCGAACACGACCTGACGTGGGAACAGCTCGTCGACGTCGCCATCCTCTGTGGGACGGACTTCAACGAGGGCATCTCCGGCGTCGGTCCCAAGACCGCCGTCACACTGGTCCGCGAACACGGCGACCTCTGGGGCGTCTTCGAGGCGGAGGGCTACCACGTCGACGACGCGGACCGCATCCGTCAGCTCTTTCTGGACCCGGCGGTCGTCGACTGCGAGTTCGACACGGACCTGAACCCGGACGTCGCGGCGGCCCGCGAGTACGTCACGGAGACGTGGGAGGTCGACCCCGACGAAGTTGCGCGTGGCTTCGAGCGCATCGAGTCCTCACTGGTCCAGACGGGGCTGGACGACTGGGCTTGA
- a CDS encoding H/ACA ribonucleoprotein complex subunit GAR1 yields the protein MKRLGEAVRTAQGVLVVRSPDETTPDIGTEVVDESLATVGRVVDVFGPVERPYLAVSLAQDVRPALLVGSPVYTRE from the coding sequence ATGAAACGCCTCGGGGAGGCCGTCCGGACGGCACAGGGCGTGCTCGTCGTTCGCAGTCCCGACGAGACGACGCCCGACATCGGGACCGAGGTCGTCGACGAGTCGCTGGCGACAGTCGGGCGGGTAGTCGACGTGTTCGGGCCAGTCGAGCGCCCCTACCTGGCGGTGTCGCTGGCGCAGGACGTCCGCCCGGCCCTGCTCGTCGGCTCGCCGGTCTACACCCGCGAGTGA
- a CDS encoding methyl-accepting chemotaxis protein, whose protein sequence is MWSLLAQRAASGEGSQEPADSTGTDRRSDEAQALVRSILNGLKEPTVVVDTDGVVTHANSQALDLYDTTETEAVGREADALLDEAGDIVGEAIERGEDIPEREAEIRVGGAVTPVERTVTLLYDDDGALAGAMLVEKDVTERRRQRRKKQAMETYQEEVLDDLQDKLHRLATGDLTIDPRVPEPDADYDEVMEVYDEFTEMNDNLGRAVANIREIITEVTENADELDDTGTSLSASAEEVTAAIDQIDASSSELAHGADDLAEETQRASGSVDDLSASIEEITASVQQIDAQSEEAAQLAENGVEDVDRAVGRIRQATDSTSTVAQRIDSLEESMDEVSDIIDIIADIAEQTNMLALNANIEAARADEAGEGFAVVANEVKSLAEESQESADEIADIIQSVQSQTADLVESIRDANDEVEDGAEAVEDVVDRLERIHDRIEQTSEGVTEISSAVESQADNAEEVSAVIDDAAGLTEEMTASIQQISSGIDEQADAMDEVARRAQRLSEMGEETYERVDAFKVADDESATLREEV, encoded by the coding sequence ATGTGGTCCTTACTTGCCCAACGTGCTGCCTCGGGTGAGGGTAGCCAGGAACCGGCGGACAGCACCGGGACGGACCGGCGGTCGGACGAGGCGCAGGCGCTCGTCCGGAGCATCCTGAACGGCCTGAAGGAGCCGACGGTGGTGGTGGACACCGACGGGGTCGTCACCCACGCCAACAGCCAGGCGCTCGACCTCTACGACACGACGGAGACGGAGGCCGTCGGGCGCGAGGCGGACGCGCTCCTCGACGAAGCCGGCGATATCGTGGGCGAGGCGATAGAGCGGGGTGAGGACATCCCGGAACGGGAAGCGGAGATACGCGTCGGCGGGGCGGTGACGCCCGTCGAGCGGACGGTGACGCTGCTGTACGACGACGACGGCGCGCTCGCCGGCGCGATGCTCGTCGAGAAGGACGTGACCGAGCGCCGTCGCCAGCGCCGCAAGAAGCAGGCGATGGAGACCTACCAGGAGGAGGTACTCGACGACCTGCAGGACAAACTCCACCGGCTGGCGACGGGAGACCTGACCATCGACCCGCGGGTGCCCGAACCCGACGCCGACTACGACGAGGTGATGGAGGTCTACGACGAGTTCACGGAGATGAACGACAACCTCGGCCGTGCCGTCGCCAACATCCGCGAGATAATCACGGAGGTGACCGAGAACGCCGACGAACTCGACGACACCGGTACATCGCTGTCGGCGTCGGCGGAGGAGGTCACGGCGGCTATCGACCAGATAGACGCCTCCTCGTCGGAACTGGCACACGGGGCCGACGACCTGGCCGAGGAGACCCAGCGCGCGAGCGGCAGCGTCGACGACCTCTCGGCGTCCATCGAGGAGATAACGGCCTCGGTTCAGCAGATAGACGCCCAGTCGGAGGAGGCCGCCCAGCTGGCCGAGAACGGCGTCGAGGACGTCGACCGCGCGGTCGGCCGCATCAGACAGGCGACCGACTCCACCTCGACGGTCGCACAGCGCATCGACTCGCTGGAGGAGAGCATGGACGAGGTCAGCGACATCATCGACATCATCGCGGACATCGCCGAGCAGACGAACATGCTCGCGCTCAACGCCAACATCGAGGCCGCGCGCGCTGACGAGGCCGGGGAGGGTTTCGCCGTCGTCGCCAACGAGGTCAAGTCCCTCGCCGAGGAGTCCCAGGAGTCCGCGGACGAAATCGCCGACATCATCCAGAGCGTGCAGAGCCAGACGGCCGACCTGGTCGAGAGCATCCGCGACGCCAACGACGAGGTGGAGGACGGCGCGGAGGCCGTCGAGGACGTGGTCGACCGGCTGGAGCGCATCCACGACCGCATCGAGCAGACCAGCGAGGGCGTGACCGAGATATCCTCGGCCGTCGAGTCACAGGCCGACAACGCCGAGGAGGTCAGCGCGGTCATCGACGACGCCGCCGGCCTCACCGAGGAGATGACGGCGTCCATCCAGCAGATATCCAGCGGCATCGACGAGCAGGCCGACGCGATGGACGAAGTGGCCCGCCGCGCACAGCGGCTCAGCGAGATGGGCGAGGAGACCTACGAACGCGTCGACGCCTTCAAAGTCGCCGACGACGAGAGCGCGACGCTCCGCGAAGAAGTCTGA
- a CDS encoding presenilin family intramembrane aspartyl protease PSH, translated as MEQRHRAVAACGGIVFIFLAVQVGALALVEPFKEQGHQFVQDTSDPTNSLLYIGAILVATAVMLAAFRYGVDGIIRFFIVFSGAYIAWYVFQVLFPPLEVGGLGTVNVLAYVGALLIFVGLYAYPEWYVIDATGVVMGIGAAGLFGINFGILPALVLLTVLAVYDAISVYGTEHMLDLASGVMDLRVPVVLVVPLSLSYSFLDAETPEAVAEADEGEEQDADAATVADGAGDADGHDTPADDADTAEPSADGDDEAGERPGLAERDALFIGLGDAVIPTVLVASAGFFVRDAPSLALPGLTIPLPAGTAMVGTIAGLVVLLWMVLKGRAHAGLPLLNGGAISGYLLGALASGIPLVEALGLSNFL; from the coding sequence ATGGAACAGCGCCATCGAGCGGTCGCCGCCTGTGGCGGTATCGTCTTCATCTTCCTCGCGGTGCAGGTGGGTGCGCTGGCGCTCGTCGAGCCGTTCAAAGAGCAGGGCCACCAGTTCGTCCAGGACACGAGCGACCCGACCAACAGCCTCCTCTACATCGGGGCCATCCTCGTCGCGACGGCGGTCATGCTGGCTGCGTTTCGCTACGGCGTCGACGGCATCATCCGCTTTTTCATCGTCTTCTCCGGCGCGTACATCGCCTGGTACGTCTTCCAGGTGCTGTTTCCCCCACTGGAGGTCGGTGGCCTCGGCACGGTCAACGTCCTCGCCTACGTCGGCGCACTGCTCATCTTCGTCGGCCTCTACGCCTACCCCGAGTGGTACGTCATCGACGCCACCGGCGTCGTGATGGGCATCGGCGCGGCCGGCCTCTTCGGCATCAACTTCGGCATCCTGCCGGCGCTCGTGCTCCTCACCGTCCTCGCCGTCTACGACGCCATCAGCGTCTACGGCACCGAACACATGCTCGACCTGGCCTCCGGCGTGATGGACCTCCGCGTCCCCGTGGTGCTCGTCGTCCCGCTCTCGCTGTCGTACTCCTTTCTCGACGCCGAGACGCCCGAGGCCGTCGCCGAAGCGGACGAGGGGGAGGAACAAGACGCGGACGCCGCGACGGTCGCGGACGGGGCCGGCGACGCCGACGGTCACGACACGCCCGCAGACGACGCCGATACTGCGGAGCCATCGGCCGACGGCGACGACGAGGCCGGCGAGCGACCCGGACTCGCCGAACGGGACGCGCTCTTTATCGGCCTCGGCGACGCCGTGATTCCGACCGTCCTCGTCGCCAGCGCGGGCTTTTTTGTCAGGGACGCCCCCTCGCTCGCGCTGCCCGGACTGACGATTCCGCTCCCGGCCGGCACGGCGATGGTCGGGACGATTGCCGGACTGGTCGTCCTGCTGTGGATGGTGCTGAAGGGGCGCGCACACGCGGGGCTCCCGCTGTTGAACGGCGGCGCAATCAGCGGCTACCTCCTCGGCGCGCTCGCGAGCGGGATTCCGCTGGTCGAGGCGCTCGGACTGTCCAACTTCCTCTAG
- a CDS encoding GNAT family N-acetyltransferase, which yields MDFAVLGWPADGPTLRLDYEQFSYAGKFVMSRTGKSVAREDGDVVGAVAFDPDRTDPDTLRLRYVTVRHDRRGEGIGPRLLRFTAERALDRGFERVCIAVNNPFAYEAAYRAGFGFTGETTGLAELVCAFGADRDPATYREGLDRYRERDLSAAERAFLDERTDAPPPPVVDDPA from the coding sequence ATGGACTTCGCGGTGCTCGGCTGGCCGGCCGACGGCCCGACGCTCCGGCTCGACTACGAGCAGTTCAGCTACGCCGGCAAGTTCGTCATGTCCCGGACCGGCAAGTCCGTCGCCCGCGAGGACGGCGACGTCGTCGGGGCTGTGGCCTTCGACCCCGACCGGACCGACCCCGACACGCTCCGCCTGCGGTACGTCACGGTCCGCCACGACCGCCGCGGGGAGGGAATCGGCCCGCGACTGCTCCGGTTCACCGCCGAGCGCGCGCTCGACCGTGGCTTCGAACGCGTCTGTATCGCCGTCAACAACCCCTTCGCCTACGAGGCCGCCTACCGCGCTGGCTTCGGGTTCACCGGCGAGACGACCGGCCTGGCGGAACTGGTCTGTGCCTTCGGCGCTGACCGCGACCCGGCGACGTACCGGGAGGGACTCGACCGCTACCGCGAGCGGGACCTCTCGGCGGCCGAACGGGCGTTTCTCGACGAGCGGACGGACGCGCCCCCCCCACCGGTCGTCGACGACCCCGCCTAG